From a single Apium graveolens cultivar Ventura chromosome 2, ASM990537v1, whole genome shotgun sequence genomic region:
- the LOC141706537 gene encoding phosphoenolpyruvate carboxylase 2: protein MDSKKLEKLASIDAQLRLLVPGKVSEDDKLVEYDALLLDRFLDILQDLHGEDLKETVQECYELSAEYEGQRDPKKLEELGQVLTSLDPGDSIVIAKAFSHMLNLANLAEEVQIAYRRRIKLKKGDFADENSATTESDIEETLKRLVGELNKSPEEVFDALKNQTIDLVFTAHPTQSVRRSLLQKHGRIRDCLAQLYTKDITPDDKQELDEALQREIQAAFRTDEIRRTPPTPQDEMRAGMSYFHETIWKGVPKFLRRVDTALKNIGIKERVPYNAPLIQFSSWMGGDRDGNPRVTPEVTRDVCLLARMMAANVYFSQIEDLMFEMSMWRCSDELRVRAEELHRSSKRDAKHYIEFWKQVPASEPYRVILGEVRDKLYHTRERSRHLLSHETSDIAEEATYTNVEQFLEPLELCYRSLCACGDQPIADGSLLDFLRQVSTFGLSLVRLDIRQESDRHTDVLDAITNHLEIGSYREWSEERRQEWLLSELTGKRPLFGADLPKTEEIADVLDTLHVIAELPSDCFGAYIISMATAPSDVLAVELLQRECHVKKPLRVVPLFEKLADLEAAPAAMARLFSVDWYMNRINGKQEVMIGYSDSGKDAGRFSAAWQLYKAQEELINVAKKYGVKLTMFHGRGGTVGRGGGPTHLAILSQPPDTVHGSLRVTVQGEVIEQSFGEEHLCFRTLQRFTAATLEHGMRPPISPKPEWRALMDEMAVVATEEYRKVVFQEPRFVEYFRLATPELEYGRMNIGSRPSKRKPSGGIESLRAIPWIFAWTQTRFHLPVWLGFGGAFKYIIQKDVKNLLMLQDMYKKWPFFRVTIDLVEMVFAKGDPGIAALNDKLLVSEDLWSFGEQLRSNYEETKSFLLKIAGHREILEGDPTLKQRLRLRDSYITTLNVCQAYTLKRIRDPNYNVKFRPHISKEYMENKTASDLVDLNPTSEYAPGLEDTLILTMKGIAAGMQNTG, encoded by the exons ATGGATAGTAAGAAATTGGAGAAGCTTGCTTCAATTGATGCTCAATTGAGGCTGTTAGTGCCTGGTAAAgtgtctgaggatgataagcttGTTGAATATGATGCTCTTTTGCTGGATCGATTTCTTGATATTCTCCAGGATTTACATGGTGAAGATCTCAAGGAAACG GTTCAAGAGTGCTATGAGCTTTCTGCTGAGTACGAAGGACAACGTGATCCAAAAAAGTTGGAGGAGTTGGGACAGGTGTTAACAAGTTTGGATCCAGGGGATTCGATTGTGATTGCGAAAGCTTTCTCTCACATGCTTAATTTGGCTAACCTGGCTGAGGAGGTCCAGATTGCTTACCGTAGAAGGATCAAGTTGAAGAAGGGTGATTTTGCTGATGAAAACTCAGCGACAACTGAATCTGACATTGAGGAAACTCTTAAGAGACTTGTCGGGGAACTGAACAAGAGTCCTGAAGAAGTTTTTGATGCTCTTAAGAATCAAACAATTGATCTGGTCTTTACAGCACATCCTACTCAATCAGTCCGAAGATCTTTGCTACAGAAACACGGAAG GATAAGGGACTGTTTAGCCCAGTTATACACCAAAGATATTACTCCTGATGACAAGCAGGAGCTTGATGAAGCTTTACAAAGAGAA ATTCAAGCTGCTTTCCGTACAGACGAGATCCGTAGGACACCTCCAACCCCACAAGATGAAATGAGAGCTGGAATGAGCTACTTTCATGAGACTATCTGGAAAGGTGTTCCCAAATTTTTACGACGTGTTGACACAGCTTTGAAAAACATCGGGATAAAGGAACGTGTTCCATATAATGCTCCTCTCATCCAGTTCTCTTCTTGGATGGGTGGAGACCGTGACG GTAACCCAAGAGTCACTCCTGAGGTAACAAGAGATGTTTGCTTATTGGCTCGAATGATGGCTGCTAATGTGTACTTCTCACAAATAGAGGATCTCATGTTTGAG ATGTCTATGTGGCGCTGTAGTGATGAGCTTCGTGTTCGGGCAGAGGAACTTCATAGATCTTCCAAGAGAGACGCAAAACACTACATAG AGTTCTGGAAACAGGTTCCTGCCAGTGAACCTTACCGAGTTATCCTTGGCGAAGTTAGGGATAAGTTGTATCATACTCGTGAACGTTCACGTCACTTGTTGTCGCATGAAACGTCTGATATCGCAGAAGAGGCAACTTACACTAATGTTGAGCAG TTCTTGGAACCTCTTGAACTGTGCTACAGATCACTTTGTGCATGTGGAGACCAGCCAATTGCGGACGGAAGCCTCCTTGATTTTTTGAGGCAAGTTTCCACCTTTGGGCTGTCACTAGTGAGGCTTGACATCAGACAAGAATCAGATAGGCACACTGATGTCCTCGATGCCATTACCAATCACTTGGAAATTGGATCCTACCGAGAATGGTCTGAAGAACGCAGACAGGAATGGCTTTTGTCTGAACTGACTGGAAAGCGCCCTCTCTTTGGTGCTGATCTTCCAAAAACCGAAGAAATTGCTGATGTTTTGGATACATTGCATGTTATAGCAGAGCTCCCCTCAGATTGCTTTGGAGCTTACATCATCTCAATGGCCACTGCACCATCTGATGTGCTTGCTGTGGAGCTTCTACAACGAGAATGCCATGTGAAGAAACCACTGAGGGTTGTTCCTCTCTTTGAGAAACTTGCTGATCTAGAGGCTGCTCCTGCCGCTATGGCTCGGCTTTTTTCAGTTGATTGGTACATGAATAGGATAAATGGCAAGCAAGAAGTCATGATTGGGTACTCAGATTCCGGAAAAGATGCTGGGAGATTTTCAGCAGCCTGGCAGTTATATAAGGCTCAAGAGGAGCTTATTAATGTAGCCAAAAAGTATGGTGTGAAGCTAACTATGTTCCATGGTCGAGGGGGGACAGTTGGGAGAGGAGGTGGCCCTACCCATCTTGCTATTCTGTCTCAACCTCCCGACACAGTTCATGGATCACTCCGGGTCACAGTTCAGGGTGAAGTTATTGAACAATCATTTGGGGAGGAGCACTTGTGTTTTAGAACACTACAGCGTTTTACTGCTGCTACTCTTGAGCATGGTATGCGTCCACCAATTTCACCAAAACCTGAGTGGCGTGCACTTATGGATGAAATGGCTGTTGTTGCTACAGAGGAGTACCGTAAAGTAGTTTTCCAGGAACCACGATTTGTCGAGTATTTCCGCCTT GCCACACCTGAACTAGAGTATGGCCGCATGAATATTGGGAGTCGCCCATCAAAAAGAAAGCCAAGTGGTGGTATTGAATCACTCCGAGCTATTCCCTGGATCTTTGCCTGGACACAGACTAGGTTTCATCTCCCAGTTTGGCTTGGCTTTGGAGGAGCATTCAAATATATAATCCAGAAAGATGTCAAGAATCTCCTTATGTTGCAGGATATGTACAAAAAATGGCCTTTCTTCCGAGTCACTATTGATTTAGTTGAAATGGTGTTTGCGAAAGGAGACCCTGGCATTGCCGCATTAAATGACAAACTTCTTGTTTCTGAAGATTTGTGGTCATTTGGCGAGCAATTGAGATCTAACTATGAGGAAACAAAGAGCTTTCTACTTAAG ATTGCTGGGCACAGGGAAATTCTTGAAGGAGATCCCACCTTGAAGCAACGTCTAAGGCTGCGTGATTCCTACATTACAACCTTAAATGTTTGTCAAGCTTACACACTAAAACGGATCCGTGACCCTAACTATAACGTGAAATTTAGGCCTCATATCTCCAAGGAATACATGGAAAACAAAACAGCTTCAGACCTTGTTGACCTAAACCCAACAAGTGAGTATGCCCCTGGTCTGGAGGACACACTCATCTTGACCATGAAGGGTATTGCTGCTGGCATGCAGAATACTGGCTAA
- the LOC141706538 gene encoding ubiquitin-conjugating enzyme E2 36-like: MAPPKVRFLTKIYHPNIDKLGRICLDILKDKWSPALQIRTVLLSIQALLSAPNPMIRSLKTSRSTGKQTRQKLLRQQRSGLACLPMVHECFRNCCILQ; encoded by the exons ATGGCTCCTCCAAAG GTTCGGTTTCTCACTAAAATATACCATCCTAACATCGACAAG CTTGGAAGAATATGTCTTGATATTCTCAAAGACAAATGGAGTCCTGCTCTTCAGATTCGTACTGTGTTGCTAAG CATTCAAGCTCTACTGAGTGCTCCTAACCCGATGATCCGTAGTCTGAAAACATCGCGAAGCACTGGAAAGCAAACGAGACAGAAGCTGTTGAGACAG CAAAGGAGTGGACTCGCCTGTTTGCCTATGGTGCATGAATGTTTCAGAAACTGTTGTATACTCCAGTAA